The Paenibacillus dendritiformis region TTGAAAAAGGGGCGAAGGTGGCACCGTTTACATTTAAAGTTCCATCTTTGCTTCCAGAAGGCTATGGTTTTAGGGATTTGAGCATTCAGTTCGATGCTACGCCGAGTGTCCGCCTATCGTACGAGACTAAAATAAGCAAAAGTAGTGGCAACTTCAGCTTGAGAATCAAGCCAGGCGCTGATCTCCAGAAACAATATGAGCAGATTTTCGAAATCGAGCAAGATGGAACCGATCAGGAGGATAGCGGGAAATCGCATGACCACCTGGAAGGGACAGCCGGAAAGATATTATTATATCTGGAAGGATCAAGGCATAAGCTATGAATTAAGCTCCTACATCTTGTCCAGCAATGAAATGGAGCAAATCATCGCTTCCATGAAATTTCCCGATGCGAATGTGAACCAACTTCATGTAGATAATGATTATCATGGGAAAATCTTGACCTCTTTGTATGACACCGAGGATATCCGGCGCGCTCAGGATCTGGTTAGTTTTAAAGCCGCTTTTCCGCGTAAGCTGCCTGGAGATTTTGTGGCTAACCGTTCCTATGTTTCCCGTAAAACGAATTTCAATCATGTAGAAAATGATGAGGATTCCATGCGCAAGCTGTTTGCGGTCTCTTATAGCCGAGACGATCGCGATCGGAACAATAAAGCTGCCTCCGGCATCCAAAGCGTTTCATTTAAGCAGATGTTAAACGGGGATATGTATCAGAAGATGAAAAAGAACGGCCGGGTTTCTTTTACGAAAATTGACGATGAACGGAACAGTGTAAAGCTCAAAGCCATAAAACTCTTCAGGGGCAGGAAGTGCTTCGTACAGAGCCATATAATCTAGATGGTTCACCTAAGGCTTCTGACGATCTTAGCTTAATCAGCTACTTCTGGTTGGACGGCCAGGTTTGTTACCAAGTTGTGTTCCAAGGCAAGGGATCGTTCCAGGGCCAGGGATCGGAAGAACAAAAAATAGTGCAATATTTAATGAAGCCGGACCGGTAATTAAAGTCGGTAATATAGTTGCAGGATAAGGAAGCGCCCCAACAGGTTCATTGACCAGGGGGCGCTTTTTGATCCGAAGAACCTTATGACCTTCAGCGGAAAAGTTTAAGTTAACCACCAGCAAAGGCTGTCGATCCGATTCCGACCGTTTTCAGTTTCGCACGCAGCCGACCGAATGGTGGAATGGAATTATTGAGGGCGAAGTCCTTATCGTGGACGCACCAAGCCGGTTGTCCTACACTTGGGCCAGCGCAGGGGAGAAGCACTCGGTCACCTGGACGCTGCAGGATGTAGGGGACGGGAAGGTTAACCTTCATCTCGAACAAACCGGAATCTCAACTGCGCAAGGACTCGAAGGTGCTAAGTATGGCTGGAGTGGATGGTGCGGCAAGCTTGAAAAAGTGTTGGAACAATAGCCGCATTCGGTGCTAACTATTTAAATGATTGAAACATGGAGAGCATGAGGGGTTGCCATCTCACATCATCAAAATTATAATTTACGGACACACCCTCAATATTCGAGCAAAGGGGATGTTAGTCATAAGCGAATCTAATCAGGAATATATCGTAATCTCGGCTGCGAGGGAAAACAATCTCAAGAACGTATCCCTGCGCATTCCCAAGCGGAAGATCACGATCTTCACCGGGGTATCCGGATCCGGCAAGTCATCTATCGTCTTCGATACGATTGCAGCAGAATCCACGCGATTGCTGAATGAGAACTTCAGCATGTTCGTGCGTAATTTCCTGCCGCGCTATCCGCAGCCAGATGCGGACGCGATCGAGAACCTGAGCATGGCTGTTATTGTGGATCAGAAACGGCTGGGCGGCGGTTCCCATTCCACGATGGGCACGATTACCGATATTTCTCCCATTCTCCGTCTTCTTTTCTCCCGAGTGGGTCAGCCCTATGTTGGACAAGCACACATGTTCTCGTTTAACGATCCGCAAGGCATGTGTCCAGAGTGCAACGGGATCGGTCGCAGGCTGGGCGTGGATATGAGCAAGGCGGTAGACATGTCAAAGTCGTTGAATGAAGGGGCCATTATGCTGCCGGACTATTCGGTGAACAGCTGGGACTGGAACATTGTCGTACAGTCGGGGTCCTTCGATCCTGACAAAAAGCTAAGCGATTATTCGAATGAGGATCTGGAGCAACTGCTGTACGGCAAGGCAAGGAAAGTGAAGATGGATTTCGCCGGTAAGGCAACGAATATTACTGTGGAAGGCGTCATTGAGAAGTTCAGCAACAAATACATCAAGCAGGATGTGAAGACGAAGTCCGAGCGCACGCAAAAAGCCGTTGCACCGTTCATCACCGAAGGTTCGTGCTCCAGCTGCCACGGTGCGAGACTCAGTCAGGCTGCGCTCAGCTGTAGAATCAATGAACTCAACATTGCGGAGATGTCCTCCATGGAGGTCGGGGAGCTTATCCGCGTCATTCGGGAGATTAACGATCCTGTCGCCGCGCCGATTATAAAGTCGCTAACAGAGCGGCTGCAGCATCTGGTGGATATCGGACTTGACTACTTGACGCTGGATCGTGAGACGGATACATTGTCCGGCGGCGAGTCGCAGCGCGTCAAGATGGTGAAGCACCTGAGCGGCAGTCTGGTGGATGTCACTTACATCTTCGATGAGCCCAGCGTTGGCTTGCACCCCCGTGATGTACACCGGTTAAATGAGTTGCTGCAGAAGCTGCGCGACAAAGGCAATACCGTGATTGTCGTCGAGCATGATCCCGATGTGATCAAGGTGGCGGATCATATCGTCGACGTCGGGCCTTACGCCGGCAGCCGCGGAGGTACC contains the following coding sequences:
- a CDS encoding ATP-binding cassette domain-containing protein, translating into MSESNQEYIVISAARENNLKNVSLRIPKRKITIFTGVSGSGKSSIVFDTIAAESTRLLNENFSMFVRNFLPRYPQPDADAIENLSMAVIVDQKRLGGGSHSTMGTITDISPILRLLFSRVGQPYVGQAHMFSFNDPQGMCPECNGIGRRLGVDMSKAVDMSKSLNEGAIMLPDYSVNSWDWNIVVQSGSFDPDKKLSDYSNEDLEQLLYGKARKVKMDFAGKATNITVEGVIEKFSNKYIKQDVKTKSERTQKAVAPFITEGSCSSCHGARLSQAALSCRINELNIAEMSSMEVGELIRVIREINDPVAAPIIKSLTERLQHLVDIGLDYLTLDRETDTLSGGESQRVKMVKHLSGSLVDVTYIFDEPSVGLHPRDVHRLNELLQKLRDKGNTVIVVEHDPDVIKVADHIVDVGPYAGSRGGTIVYEGSCQGLLESGTLTGTHMKRPLQLKQDCRQPSGKLSIKDATLHNLQNVSVDIPTGVLTVVTGVAGSGKSTLINEVFLSQHPDAIVIDQSAVGVSTRSNPATYTGIMDDVRKAFASANKVSQSLFSFNSKGACENCQGLGVVYTDLAFLESVKLPCEVCEGRRFKEEVLAYKLNGKSIAEVLEMTVEQALDFFELKEVVRKLQAMSDVGLNYITLGQPLSTLSGGECQRIKLASELHKKGSIYVMDEPTTGLHMSDIGHLLGIMNRLVDAGNTVIVIEHNLDVISQADWIIDMGPDGGSKGGQVVFEGTPTKIIHAEQSITGRYLH